The genomic segment GGCGCGGACGCCGAGGTGGTGGTCGCCGAGGTCGGCGGCTTCGGCGACGTGGTGCACCGCCTGGTCGAGCGGCGCGGCGCCCCGGGCGTGTTCCTGCCCGGGGCGATCGAGCCGGTGACCGCGCCGGACGGGGAGGACACGCTGCTGGCCGAGGTCGACCACCTCGCGATCTGCGTGCCGCCGGGGCAGCTCGACGAGATCGTCGCGCACTACGAGAAGGTGTTCGGCTTCGCCGACATCTTCACCGAGCACATCGAGGTCGCCGGCCAGGCGATGAACTCCAAGGTGGTGCAGAGCCCGTCCGGGACTGTCACGTTCGTGCTGCTGGAGCCGGACACCAGCGCCCGGCCGGGGCAGATCGAGGACTTCCTGCGCTGGCACGCCGGTGCCGGGGTGCAGCACCTGGGCCTGCGTACCGACGACATCGTCACCGCCGTCGGCGCGCTCGCCGGGCGGGGGGTGCGCTTCGCCAGCACCCCGGGCGCCTACTACGACGGGCTGGAGCAGCGGGTCGGCCGGTTGGACGCGCCGGTGGACCGGCTGCGCGACCTGAGCATCCTGGTCGACTCCGACCACGACGGCCAGCTGCTGCAGATCTTCACCGA from the Micromonospora sp. WMMA1947 genome contains:
- the hppD gene encoding 4-hydroxyphenylpyruvate dioxygenase; protein product: MTINGIDHLELYVGDARQAAFYFDNAVGFRLCGQGGPETGLDGQRSLLLAQAGIRLLLTTGLSAEHPAATYVHRHGDGIAVVALAVDDAAGAYTELVDRGATALSPPRTFTGADAEVVVAEVGGFGDVVHRLVERRGAPGVFLPGAIEPVTAPDGEDTLLAEVDHLAICVPPGQLDEIVAHYEKVFGFADIFTEHIEVAGQAMNSKVVQSPSGTVTFVLLEPDTSARPGQIEDFLRWHAGAGVQHLGLRTDDIVTAVGALAGRGVRFASTPGAYYDGLEQRVGRLDAPVDRLRDLSILVDSDHDGQLLQIFTESMHVRRTLFLELIERRGARTFGSGNIKALYEAKERELAAAEGVTA